One Carya illinoinensis cultivar Pawnee chromosome 5, C.illinoinensisPawnee_v1, whole genome shotgun sequence genomic window, GCATGCGAGCACTTTCCTCATTGGAAAGATGATAAAGTTAACTGCCTCCGTGTGTGGCCGCCTATTCGGTGTCGACCAGGTGAGTTGGGGGTGGTGGACCAGGTCCCACGACAATACTCGGCGCATGCCTGCGTCACTGCGTGCATCCAAAGCTGGTATTGAGCGCGTTCACACCATAAAAAGTGGCGTTAAATGCTATTCGTTTCGGCTTTGCCATCAATGGCATGGGCCTCACGTTCTTCTTTTGATCTGTTAATCATGTTTGCCCCCCACTTTTGCATTATCATTTGATTGCATCTCATCTTCCTTGAATTTGGTTTCCTACTGGCATCTTCCACCTTAACAACAATTCGTACAAGGATTCTAAAATTCCAAAGTAATGCATCATACGATCAATGTCTCTCGTAATAGTCAATATTGTCCAAATTCAATCtttgataaaaatcaaataaattaaaaaaaaaaaaaacgaataaaAGGAATCCCTCCCGACAAAAGGAATACTCCCtacttttgatttatttgttttaaaaatgttgTCGTTGTTGTTGTTCGGCTAATTGCATGTTAAGCACTAGTTTCCCTTTTGGAATACTCATTGTTAAACAGCGCAATACTTATTTTTAATCATCGGTAATACAAAACATGGAATATGTAGGCTTTGAATAATGTAGATATCTATCCAACACGTTAAATTTCCAAGTGTGGGGTCCCCATAAATATCCGTAGAATAGCTGGCAAAcccatttgaatttttaaaaaatgtttttagcCCTTTATAAATAGGTGTTGATTATCATTGCTCTTCTAAACGATAATCCACTTTAAAGTTTTTCGTTCCTCTGCTGATTCCGTTCTGCGCTGGTGGTTTCTCCTTTTTTGTTGGGCTGATCCCACTCTGAAACTCAAGCCCCTTTCGTTTTCATTCAAACCCAAACCTCTCTAGCTAGCTTGTCCTCTCTGGCTGCCCAGTGGCCGGTTTGATACAAAGACCTTCAAATGTCTTCCTCATCTACGCAGGCGAACGATAATCAGAAAGGTTTGCACTGCAAcccattttcatttcttcagtattctctctttttcatgtCTGTAATTGCTCTCTCTTTCTAGCACACCAAACACAAACTTGTTTATGAGTGTATGACATGATTGTGTTGAATATGTGCATACAGAGGTTGATGGGCATGTTATACCTACGGATCAGGACGTCCTTCAGAAACATGTTGAATTCTTTGATAGGAATCATGACGGCGTGATTTATCCTTGGGAAACATTTCAAGGTTCAAACTCACAGTACCCCTTCCCCACCACCATTACCAGAAcctcaatatatttatatattttcctcTGTATTCACTAGAACATGGGTTAACTGGGATTTTAGCCATATGTACCAGGTTTTCGTGCAATTGGGAGTGGTCTCTTTCTGTCAACCGTCGCTGCCTTCTTCATAAACTTCTCTCTGAGCCGGAAAACTCGTcctgtaactctctctctctcacacagaTTTTTGGTTTGTGGATTTGGTGTTTCGGTTTATgttattaatctatttatttttacgtgactttttttttattaaaatcaaatatattttataaaataaaaggaggCATATGCGTGTGGAGTTCTAAGTTCAATCAATTAAAGGTTAGTTATTGAATATTTACTCAGGACTTAACGGAAAGGACGataataaaggaaaagaaagcgaAATCAAGGGAAGTTTGCTCAACAAACTCCTCTGTGAGAAACTTTCCAAAGATGgagaaaaaattattatcacGTTGTTATAATGCAGGATTTTGACCATTTGTGATTGGAAAATTGGACTATTCATTTTCCAACTTCAAGGCCTCAAGTGGTTcactccttttcttttttcttttatatatatatatatatatatataaaaacccaCTTGTGACTCCTTTAGGCTATGGCTGAAAAAGTTGTGTACCCCAAAAGTCATCGAAGcattagaaaaaacaaaagaacaatGATCCATAATTAAAGTTATGAAACTGAGTGTATATCGAATGATCCACTGACAATAGCCCAAGTGATACTTTGATCTGCTTTTCTGTTGGTCTATTTGTACCAAATGTATGTTAATTTATTCTTGATTTTTTCGTCATGgttaccctttttttttcttttcttttggttttaattTCTGTCTCATGTAGGGGAAATTTCCTTCTCTCCTCTTTCCAATTGAGgttaaaaacattaaaagagGCAAACACGGAAGTGACTCTGGTGTCTATGACTCTGAAGGAAGGTATATGCTATGTTTTATTTGCTTAAGGTGGTACATGCCATGTTATGCCTACATATTCATTTTTCCCTTTTAGAAGTTATTGTTCATCACCCTGGAATTGGACAGCCTAACCTTATAAAGTGTCTAGACCCCTTAAGTTTTAGTATCATCATGTTGGAAACTTGGATGATCTAGCTCCTAGTGTATAATTGGTGATACCATGATTCAACTTGGTTACTAtcgcatttttttaaattgatcgTGTTATGGCTTAATatcaatgaaaaagaagaaaagatgatgattttattttacctataaaagaaaaaggtgaaacaTACATGAAGTTAGTACTTCTTCTGGGTCCTAGATTTTCAGTTAACCTACTAAAATGGAAGAATGAGTGTCTCAGAGGTTGCTTGCATTCATATATACATAATCAAcagtaacaaaaataaaacaaagtaaaAACTTAGTTTCCATTTGCTGTTCTTCTTCCTAAAATTGACTGGCGTTTAAATCCAAGCTGCTGTCTGTTTGTGTAATAACCCTTTCTTCTTGTGTATGTAATTTACTACCAAGCAAATTTGTTTTCCTCATTAGCTTAAGATCTATTTTTTAAGTACAACTTTTTTGGGACCTGGAAAGAAAAAGTGTgctattttctttcttcccgtTGCTCTTGCACAGCTTATAGTTTTTATGGTACTTTGGTTGCCCGGGTTGGGTTGACTTACATGCTAGACAGAGCTGACTTGGCAGAACGTGCTAACCGGCTGAACAGGGTGATTTTCTCAACCTAGTTATCTTCGATGTGAATGTGCTTTCGGCACTATttaaatgtagaacatttaaGCTAGGTTATTGTGGAACATAGGTTTGTTTAGTTATTGACGCCCTTTGGGTTTCTGCTTTTGAAGTTCGCCAGAGTTTTGATCTTGGGCAACCTCAGGTCAGGGTAGTTTATCAACTAAAGCCTGATGTCTATGTTTAAAACCTATACTCAATTGTTCAAGTAATGCATTCCATTTCACtttaaagttgagaaagaaaacCCACGTTGAGATTATTCAACTCAAACTGACATGCTGGTTTGGGTTAAGTTAAGTTGGTTACacctatatatagataaatcaaCCTGAATTCTCAATTATGACAAGATTGAGTAATACAAAGTTTCTTATTCCATTGCTGTAGTCAAGCATAGTTTTGTCCTATTGTTGGGTTGTCATCTAAATTTTGAAGTTGATGCTCTAGGTTTGTTCCTTCGAAGTTTGAAGAAATGTTCAGCAAGCATGCTCTTACCTACCCAAGTTCTTTAACATCAGATGAACTGATGCGGATGCTGAAGGCTAACAGGGTTCCCAAGGACTATGGAGGATGGTATACTTCCAtatcaaatttataatttgggTAAGTTGGAACGTTTTGTTGATCACTGTATTGAAAGCGGGTCTCTATTGCAGGTTTTCTAGCTATACAGAATGGAAGGTCCTATATATCCTCTGCAAGGACAAGAATGGCTTACTGCCAAAGGAAACAATTAAAGCTGTTTATGATGGAAGCTTGTTTGAACAGATGGAGAAGGAAAGATCgtcgaagaaaaagaaatcgtAATCTAACTAGCATTTCAGATTATGGACttataaaataatcttttcgaatcgttatttttcatgtaTACACTTATGGATGAATCTTGAGAAGCAGTTAAGTTAAATTggcatgttttgaaatttgatgcAGTGTTGTGTAACTAAATGCATGCCCAGTATGCTAATCTGGTTTTCCGGGGCTTGCTAGTCGATTCGACAGTCTGGTTCAAAAGATTGTCGTTGGTTCAACTTGTGGGTGTGTTTGATGAGTTGTTGAATGTGAAGTTAGTTCAAGTTGGTTATGTTGGTAGATATGGAGTGCTTACCGCGTTAGTTTTAAGATATCTGGAATAATTTGAGCTACTGGATTAGCATGCATGGGGGAAAATTTGGAATTAATCAGCACAGGTGGAAAGACAGTTGGGAAAATTTGTGCAGAGGATGACTTTCCAGAAGACTTTCTTTCAATTACAAGTTCAGGAGTTCAAAATCTGTGGAGCATTTGGCATTGAACTGAATTTGATTGTGTAATATTCTTAGTTATCAAGTTCTCATAGAAGGTGAATAACATACAAATTTCATATCTCATTGACTGGCTTTTTGCTTTTCCTTTAAAGGTTAGGCTTGTAGTTTTAAGctgatctaattattataattttttaaaatttttatataaaataataataatattaaaaaattaatattttaataatattttatttaatttttattttgtaactcATTTGATCTCAATTTACTATTTACACCAGCTTGATTttagcttcctttttttttttttttaaatgatctgTGTATCACTTTTCCGTTTGGACTGGAGCTCTGAAAAGAGTTACCAACAAATGAGTCTTCTGATGGATTATCCAGGCTGGGCCTATATACTACGTAATTGGGTCTTCTAGCTCATCTCCAATAAGATCTTCACCTGCTTATACCCTTTCTTAATGGGACGGCTTTTCTCATTACATGATTGATCTTGGTAGGGAAGTTCTGTTCATCTCATCATCCTTCTGCCCGCTCCTGGATTGAAACTCACACACCAACCCAATTTAgtctcttcctttcttcttttaataATCAGAATactgggtttttattttttttttttggggttttgttttgttttatcatcTTTCGTCTGCTTGCAAACAATGGCAAAGAAAACGAGATTGGCCCAAAAGAGCAACAAATTGACGTGAGCTTGATGCACCAAGATTTCTGTTTTGCAATATCTTA contains:
- the LOC122311619 gene encoding probable peroxygenase 5, whose translation is MSSSSTQANDNQKEVDGHVIPTDQDVLQKHVEFFDRNHDGVIYPWETFQGFRAIGSGLFLSTVAAFFINFSLSRKTRPGKFPSLLFPIEVKNIKRGKHGSDSGVYDSEGRFVPSKFEEMFSKHALTYPSSLTSDELMRMLKANRVPKDYGGWFSSYTEWKVLYILCKDKNGLLPKETIKAVYDGSLFEQMEKERSSKKKKSVV